From the Solanum stenotomum isolate F172 chromosome 4, ASM1918654v1, whole genome shotgun sequence genome, one window contains:
- the LOC125862125 gene encoding WRKY transcription factor 1-like: MGTPKEEATDEVFSENLEQKPDPDSATSKLELKTDVVSGELQKRLSQCDKGINVSQSNQEAISLSRVQENQSEYVQKQQGVKSEADASGSSQLSSLPKDSDAKSCGSESSVKDKVVSVLSVKASDSSDQMQSSNMEVFVSQSDLQRVSYTIKREKALDKLQPRRNPDTSAHGLSSDQGTTLLKAPEKPSEDGYNWRKYGQKLVKGNEFTRSYYKCTFPNCLAKKQVERSHDGHITDIHYIGKHEHPETLSVPQMSPEYVLPLQMKRPDIPIITAFEAEGEKSSTPRETCEPSKPSDAPLALDIVSACDSVKITPLKRHKLENEVDKGDGPDSKKQKKDTVAMDDTPPIKSHSEPRHIVQTMSEVDIINDGQRWRKYGQKIVKGNPNPRSYYRCSVAGCPVKKHVERASHDPKLVITTYEGQHVHDFPTSRAISQISVAPDTGTADIREDSRIESGEKKHVVESKTESGETKHIRESKTEASENKHVKESKAESGENKHVGESKTESGGNKHAGESKPELGGNKHVGESIPESGENKHVGLDMAVHIGAN, from the exons ATGGGTACCCCTAAAGAAGAGGCGACGGATGAAGTTTTCTCCGAGAATTTAGAGCAGAAGCCGGACCCTGACTCTGCAACCAGCAAATTAGAGTTAAAAACCGATGTTGTTTCTGGTGAACTGCAGAAGAGGCTGAGTCAATGTGATAAAGGGATTAATGTGTCACAATCCAATCAAGAAGCTATTTCTCTTTCTAGAGTACAAGAGAACCAGTCAGAATATGTGCAGAAGCAACAGGGTGTTAAGAGTGAGGCTGATGCATCTGGATCTAGTCAACTTTCTAGTTTACCAAAGGACTCAGATGCAAAATCATGTGGATCAGAATCTAGTGTAAAAGACAAAGTGGTTTCCGTGTTATCTGTTAAGGCTTCAGATTCTTCAGATCAAATGCAAAGTTCGAACATGGAGGTTTTTGTATCACAGTCTGATCTACAACGAGTAAGTTATACCATAAAGCGTGAGAAAGCTTTGGATAAGTTGCAACCAAGGCGGAATCCTGACACTAGTGCCCATGGGTTGTCGTCTGATCAAGGAACGACTCTCCTCAAAGCACCTGAAAAACCATCAGAAGATGGATATAACTGGCGAAAATATGGTCAGAAGCTTGTGAAAGGAAATGAGTTTACTCGGAGTTATTACAAGTGCACATTCCCTAATTGTCTAGCAAAAAAGCAAGTGGAGAGATCACATGACGGGCATATTACAGATATCCACTATATTGGGAAGCATGAACATCCGGAAACTCTAAGTGTTCCCCAGATGTCCCCCGAGTATGTACTCCCTTTGCAAATGAAACGACCAGACATTCCAATTATCACTGCATTTGAAG CTGAAGGTGAGAAATCTTCTACGCCCCGAGAAACATGTGAACCTAGTAAGCCATCAGATGCCCCGCTTGCGTTGGACATTGTATCAGCTTGTGATAGTGTGAAGATTACGCCTTTGAAGCGTCATAAATTGGAAAATGAGGTCGATAAGGGTGATGGTCCAGACTCAAAAAAACA AAAAAAAGACACAGTAGCTATGGATGATACTCCACCTATTAAGTCCCATAGTGAACCACGGCACATTGTTCAGACCATGAGCGAAGTAGATATAATCAACGATGGTCAGCGCTGGCGCAAATATGGGCAAAAAATTGTCAAAGGCAATCCAAATCCGAG GAGTTACTACAGATGCTCAGTTGCTGGTTGCCCTGTGAAGAAGCACGTGGAGAGGGCATCCCATGATCCAAAATTAGTCATTACAACATATGAAGGACAGCATGTCCATGATTTCCCAACTTCTAGGGCTATAAGCCAAATTTCAGTGGCACCTGATACCGGTACAGCAGACATACGTGAAGATTCCAGAATTGAATCAGGTGAAAAGAAACATGTCGTAGAGTCCAAAACTGAATCAGGTGAAACCAAACATATCAGAGAGTCCAAAACTGAAGCAAGTGAAAACAAACATGTCAAAGAGTCCAAAGCCGAATCGGGTGAAAACAAACATGTTGGAGAGTCCAAAACTGAATCAGGTGGAAACAAACATGCCGGAGAGTCGAAACCTGAATTGGGTGGAAACAAACATGTCGGAGAGTCCATACCTGAATCGGGTGAAAACAAACATGTTGGTCTTGACATGGCTGTTCATATTGGTGCAAATTGA
- the LOC125862140 gene encoding thymidine kinase-like, which yields MSFCSSSLKNTVSVSNGSDQRGHNHLPSGEIHVIFGPMFAGKTTALLRRVNSESKLGRNVVMIKSNKDTRCAVDAVVTHDGTKFPCWSLPDLSSFKHRFGPDAYEKVDVIGIDEAQFFEDLYDFCCNAADIDGKIIIVAGLDGDYLRRKFGSVLDIIPIADTVTKLTARCELCGKRAFFTLRKTDEMQKELIGGANMYMPVCRQHYVNGKSIMVSVKKVLESHQMEVELVTEKPLVA from the exons ATGTCGTTTTGTTCTTCATCCTTGAAAAACACAGTTTCTGTATCCAATGGATCAGATCAAAGAGGTCATAATCATCTTCCTTCCGGCGAAATCCATGTAATTTTTGGCCCTATGTTTGCCGGTAAAACTACTGCTCTTCTTCGCCGCGTCAATTCTGAATCCAAACTGGGCAG AAATGTGGTGATGATCAAGTCAAACAAAGATACGAGGTGTGCAGTAGATGCAGTGGTGACACACGATGGGACGAAATTTCCATGTTGGTCATTGCCTGATCTATCATCTTTCAAACATAGATTTGGTCCAGATGCATATGAAAAG GTTGATGTGATTGGCATTGATGAAGCTCAGTTTTTCGAAGACCTTTATGATTTCTGCTGCAATGCTGCTGATATTGATGGGAAGATTATAATTGTTGCTGGCCTAGACGGTGATTACTTGAG GAGGAAATTTGGCTCAGTCCTTGATATTATTCCAATTGCAGATACAGTTACAAAGTTAACAGCAAGATGTGAATTATGTGGCAAACGCGCATTTTTTACCTTGAGAAAAACCGATGAAATGCAGAAGGAGCTTATAGGTGGTGCTAATATGTACATGCCTGTCTGTCGACAACACTATGTCAACGGAAAATCCATCATGGTATCCGTGAAAAAGGTCCTCGAATCTCATCAAATGGAGGTTGAATTAGTTACAGAGAAACCACTAGTTGCTTAG